GTACGAGCGAGCCAATCTCTCTCGCGAAATGctcgagcattttttttttccgatgtcAACGGTCAGGATTGCGCACAAACATAACGGTATGTGTGCATCGCCTTGGGGTTACTCCCAATAGCATCGGCTAGTCGCGCGAATCTACTTAGAGAAGATCAGTAGAGTGCCATGGCACCCGGATTAGCGGGCACTTTTTAAGTATCCAAGTGAAGAAATACTACAATTCTCACTGTGCTATAGATGAGTTGaaaatacaaaggaaaaaaaaaaggaaaattcaatgtAAAATAAAAGATGGCATTCTTAAATTTTCCGAAATTGCTCTATTACCCTCAAAAGTACGCTTCCAGCAAAGGTCACACTAAAGTCAATGCCAGACACAGTCTTCATCTCCGATAAGGTCCGTCCACGTGGCGGCATCCCGTAGGCTGTCCACCCGGGCGCACATGAGGCCCGAGATTAGGTATGGTGGGCTACGACCCCGACGATTCCTCCCTCCGTCCCTccttccccctccctctctctctctctcttctccctttctctctcttcaccctTTCTCTCACTTCTGTGTCTGCCCAAATTGCCATTTCTGAGTGTGTCAGCTTCACCTTTGGGTGGAGTTAAACAGGGATCACAATAATCTCCTCCATTATTGTCATCTTGACATcgactcttctctctctctctcctccttctctctctatatTACCCATTTCGCCTCCACCCTTCCGCTTCTTCTCTTCCCCCTTTCTCCCCCTCCACGCTCCAGTTTGTATCACTCCAACTCCAATCTCAATCTCCTGGACCCATGTATCAAATCTGAATCTTTGCTCTCTGTTTCCAATCTCCAATCGAATCTTTGACTCCCGGTCTTCGAATCCTCTTCTGGGTCTTTTCCTCGCGTCCCTCTCGCTCGAGTGAGAAGGTTTTTCCAGCTCGTTCCTCAAGCAAAGACCCTTTGCGACCAGCTAGCTACATTGAGCTTTGGGGTTGACCATCGTCCGCCGTCCACGATCGATCCGGAACGAAGTCATGAGCTTGGGGTCTTGGTAATTTCCAcgtgggggtggggtggggtggggtgggggaggTCATGGATCCGAGTAAATCGCGCGACTCGGCCGAGTCGACTCGCGTGATACAGTTCCCGAACGATGTCCTGGAGCGGATTCTCTCCCTCATAGACTCGCACCGGGACCGGAGCGCCGTCTCCCTCGTGTCCAAGGCCTGGTACAACGCCGAGCGGTGGACGCGGCGGCACGTCTTCATCGGCAACTGCTACGCCGTGTCGCCGCAGATCGTGGCCCGCCGGTTCCCCAACATCCGCAGCGTCACGCTCAAGGGGAAGCCCCGGTTCTCCGACTTCAACCTCGTGCCGCCGAACTGGGGGGCAGAAGTGCACGCGTGGCTCGCGGTGTTCGCGGATCAGTATCCGCTGCTTGAGGAGCTGAGGCTCAAGAGGATGACCGTGACGGACGAGAGCTTGAAGTTCTTGGCTCGCAAGTTCCAGAAGTTCAGGGCGCTCTCGCTCCTAAGCTGCGATGGCTTCAGTACGAATGGTCTCGAGGCAATCGCAACTGACTGCAGGTGCGCGAATACCATATCTGTCTGTTACCCCCGCTTAATTGGTTTCGGAGTTCTCAATTCCAGTGAATACTAGCTTGCTTAAGCGATGGTGAAAGATTAAAGATTCTTAGCAAAATTAAAGCTGATTCTTCTTAAACTGCAAATGAATATGTGTAGAATGAGGGATTTAATCTGATTTGTGTTGTTTATTCCATGAGGGATTGGGAGGAGGAACAAAGGGTCGTGttcgtttctttctttcatgtgGTGTTGAATTTGGGAAAGTTGGAGTGAAGTGcttctgcttttcttttttggccctttcttttcctcatctttttgGTGTTCCTTTCTTGATGTGACGTTTGACCTGTTAATTGAGCATTTAATGGGTGGCCTCTATTAATTGAGGTCGTCACACGCAGAATTATCTAGATGTCTATTTATGGGGGCAAAAGGCGTGACAATGTTAGCTGTGCTGGATGAATTATtggagagaatttttttatcgCGGTCTTTTGTGCAAAACACCTGTAAATATAAATGAGTTGGGTATCTACGAGCTATGTCAGACATTTGATTTGTATTTGCCGCTTCATGGAAGATTTGAGTTGAACGAATTGTGATTCTATACTCGAGAGTAGGATTGGTGCAACGGCACTGGCTCACACATTGCAAGGACATGGGTGAGCAATCAATCTTTGCTATGAAGGTCTGGGGTAAGGGGTTCTTTGTGCTACAGAGGATACACAAATGTAAGTGAAGAAAGGGTTTCACATTTCGATTGGAATCAGCAGAACTTGGCGTTTAGATGGCAATAGATGGCACGGTGAACTTGAAAACCTATGAATGATCTCTTTCTACCACAATTTTTCGGCCAGTGTGCTGGGGGGGACTAAGAAGAGTTTTAAGTCGTAAGGAGTAGAGACTGATTTTGCAATAAAGTGCTCATTTTTTACTTCCTTCAAACACGAGATAGGAAGGGCTAGATATTTGATATGTAGTGGATAGTTCTACTTAGAATTGTCTTTATGTAAGTGTTGACTTACCATTGATATACCtcaatagaatttttttagcttttataaaagacaaaaagataAGCCAATCTACTTCCTTCCACGTTGTATAACTTTAAAAAACAAGCGAGTTActaggaggaggaagaaaggagGGGGGAGACTCAGGCTCGGGCATGAGTGGCTGTCCTCTGGACACTCTTGACTTGCACAATGCTGTCTGATCAAGGAGTAATGCCAGCCTTTGATTGTGTTAGCACATGACTCTATCTTCGAGTGAAAAGAATGAACTTCATGCACATATATTTTATTGCCAGGTAACTGGTCATTTGGTTTCCAGGAAGGTATCACTTATGTGCGTCAATTAAGATATTAGATTTAGCATCAATATGTTCAAACATCTGACACGAAACACGGTAATCATCTCTTTGCTAGAAGTCCTCCAACTGTATAAGATGTGAAAATAATTCAGCATTCTACTTCCAAGTATTGAAGTTCCTAATAACTAAATGTACCTCGTTATGTCAATCAAATGGTCCTTTCCTTCTGGTGCGAGGGCACATCGTTCGTTTTGTATTCTGTGGTCTATGTTTAGTTTTTGTGATCATTACTTGCCAAAatgaaagttactgtagatcaTGATTCTAGATAATTGATTATACTAGACGCTGAATTCAATCTATCAGTAAATTCTTGATTGGTGGTATGTCAtacacttctcatttttcaattgtttttgcTGAATAGACATTTGACTGAGCTGGATATACAAGAGAATGGCATTGATGATATCAGTGGCAACTGGTTAAGTTGCTTCCCCGAAAACTTCACATCATTGGAGGTGCTGAACTTTGCAAGTCTGAGTAGTGACGTGAATTTTGATGCTCTTGAGAGGCTCGTAAGTCAGTGTAAGTCACTGAAGATTTTGAAggttaataaaaatattacgCTAGAACAATTACAGAGGCTGCTTGTCCGTGCGCCTCAATTGACCGAGCTTGGTACTGGTTCGTTTTTACAAGAGCTTACTGCTCACCAGTATGAGGAACTTGAAAGAGCTTTCATTGGTTGCaagaatctgcatgctctctctGGCTCATGGGAAGCTACGACACTATATCTACCAGTTCTTTACCCAGCCTGTACAAATTTGACTTTTCTGAATTTAAGTTATGCTGCTTTGCCAAGTGAAGAACTTGCTAAGCTTGTTGCCCACTGTCCACATCTTCAGCGTCTCTGGGTATGCTTTTCACCTTTAATTTTATTCTTGACTCTTGAGAGATTAGCTTTGCATTTTGTATGGGAAAAATTACTCTTCAGTGGAGAAGATCTCTGCTACGAGTCTTTGAAGTAATGCTGAGTCGGCATGTGAAGTTAGCGTCTACTAGACTCAACTATCTTTTTACACCGGACTTCACAATGTTTGTGCTTGTAGTAGTAACAGTATCACAGGCATTCACTGCTTTCTGTTGTATTCAATTTAGAGGTTCTGTTCATTAACCAGTCTGAGTAATGCaagcaaaaaaaaggagaaatggaTCCTCATTTTCTATGCGAGATCCTTCTCAATGTTATGTGAAACTGTATGAGATCAGCTTCGACTTAGATCCATTGCCAACAATATCACCATTCACATTAACTAGTTATGGCCTTCTCTACTTAGAGATccatatttttacttttagttcAAGTAAGGTGACCGAGGACAAGCTCTCTACGGTGTATATGTTAATCGTTTATTTTCAGCTAGAATGAACTCTGCTTTTTCTTAGTTATTTGTTGGTGTTACTCTAACAAATAGACATTAACTGCAAATCCAGATAATGCACCGGTAGTTTCACAGATCTTTAGCATTGCTTTTTAGGTCATAACTGGTGCACTGCTCATAAAAAGTGACTGGAGAAAACATTAAAGTTGCACTGCTTGCAGAGTGGTAACAAGGGAAGTTCATATCTGAATCAAGTTCCCACTGCAGGTACTTGACACCATTGAAGATGTAGGGCTTCAGGCTGTTGCCTCGAATTGTCCCCTTTTAGAGGAGCTTCGAGTCTTCCCAGCTGATCCTTATGACCAGGACATTAATCGGGGTGTGACTGAATCAGGTTTTCTTGCTGTGTCGCTTGGCTGCCGCAAGCTCCACTATGTCCTATACTTTTGCCGTCAGATGACAAATGCTGCTGTAGCCAGAATTGTGCAGAATTGCCCTGGTTTTACCCACTTTCGTCTTTGCATAATGAAGCCCGGGCAACCTGATTACGTAACAAATGAACCTATGGACGAAGGTTTTGGTGCAGTTGTGAAGACTTGCACGAATCTCCGAAGGCTCGGGGTTTCTGGTCTTTTGACTGACTTGACATTCGAGTATATCGGAAGATATGCTAAGAACTTGGAAACGCTGTCGGTGGCTTTTGCTGGGGGTAGTGATCGCGGAATGCAGTGTATACTGGATGGTTGCCCAAAGTTGAGGAAACTTGAAATAAGGGATAGTCCATTTGGTAACGGAGCTCTTCTTTCGGGCCTGGAGAAGTACGAGTCAATGAGATCTTTGTGGATGTCTGCTTGCAAAGTGACGCTAAATGGTTGTAAGATGTTGGCTAGGCAAAGGCCACGGTTGAATGTTGAGGTAATGAAGGATGAGGATATGGATGATGGCCAGTCTTATAAAGTTTATGTTTACCGTACTGTTGCTGGACCAAGGACAGATGCTCCATCTTTTGTCCATACTCTATGAAGTTGATAATTAGAGGtaattaatctctctctctctctctctgtgcatcCACAAATGCAGAAGATTATGGCGCTTTACAATTTCCTTGTAGTTAAAGTCAGAAACAAGCAATATTCATCATAGATGGGGAGAAAGAAAATG
The sequence above is drawn from the Rhodamnia argentea isolate NSW1041297 chromosome 9, ASM2092103v1, whole genome shotgun sequence genome and encodes:
- the LOC115739833 gene encoding protein TRANSPORT INHIBITOR RESPONSE 1-like, whose amino-acid sequence is MDPSKSRDSAESTRVIQFPNDVLERILSLIDSHRDRSAVSLVSKAWYNAERWTRRHVFIGNCYAVSPQIVARRFPNIRSVTLKGKPRFSDFNLVPPNWGAEVHAWLAVFADQYPLLEELRLKRMTVTDESLKFLARKFQKFRALSLLSCDGFSTNGLEAIATDCRHLTELDIQENGIDDISGNWLSCFPENFTSLEVLNFASLSSDVNFDALERLVSQCKSLKILKVNKNITLEQLQRLLVRAPQLTELGTGSFLQELTAHQYEELERAFIGCKNLHALSGSWEATTLYLPVLYPACTNLTFLNLSYAALPSEELAKLVAHCPHLQRLWVLDTIEDVGLQAVASNCPLLEELRVFPADPYDQDINRGVTESGFLAVSLGCRKLHYVLYFCRQMTNAAVARIVQNCPGFTHFRLCIMKPGQPDYVTNEPMDEGFGAVVKTCTNLRRLGVSGLLTDLTFEYIGRYAKNLETLSVAFAGGSDRGMQCILDGCPKLRKLEIRDSPFGNGALLSGLEKYESMRSLWMSACKVTLNGCKMLARQRPRLNVEVMKDEDMDDGQSYKVYVYRTVAGPRTDAPSFVHTL